The Pseudomonas fluorescens genome includes a window with the following:
- a CDS encoding 3'-5' exonuclease translates to MSIFSWLRPAQPMLSEEMQRRLERLPTASALGECDLREQRWVVLDLETTGLNLNKDQVLSIGAVVIEDGAIDFSQQFERTLQCDKQKLGPSVLIHGLAPSAIAAGSDPAEALLAFMEFVGDSPLLAFHAPFDSHMLGRALKDYLGYRLQHSFLDVADLAPMLCPQANLRKSGLDEWIDWFKLQVFDRHNASADALATAELALILFSRARQQQILSPLDLQQRLGQWKRRQQAPSL, encoded by the coding sequence GTGAGCATTTTTTCCTGGTTGCGCCCAGCCCAACCAATGTTGTCCGAAGAAATGCAGAGGCGCCTGGAACGCCTGCCGACGGCTTCAGCCTTGGGTGAATGCGATCTGCGGGAACAACGCTGGGTCGTGCTGGACCTGGAAACCACCGGATTGAACCTGAACAAGGACCAGGTGCTGTCCATCGGCGCGGTGGTCATCGAAGACGGCGCCATCGACTTCAGCCAGCAGTTCGAACGCACCTTGCAATGCGATAAGCAGAAACTCGGACCCAGTGTGCTGATCCATGGCCTGGCGCCCAGCGCCATTGCCGCCGGCAGCGACCCGGCCGAGGCGCTGCTGGCGTTCATGGAGTTCGTCGGCGACAGTCCGCTGCTGGCCTTTCACGCGCCGTTCGATTCCCACATGCTCGGGCGCGCCTTGAAAGACTACTTGGGCTATCGCCTGCAGCATTCATTCCTCGACGTGGCGGACCTGGCCCCGATGCTTTGTCCCCAGGCCAACCTGCGCAAGTCGGGCCTGGACGAGTGGATCGACTGGTTCAAGCTGCAAGTCTTCGACCGCCATAACGCCAGTGCCGACGCCCTGGCCACGGCAGAACTGGCGCTGATCCTGTTCAGCCGCGCCCGCCAGCAACAGATCCTGAGCCCGCTTGACCTGCAACAGCGCCTGGGCCAATGGAAACGGCGGCAGCAAGCGCCTTCGCTTTGA
- a CDS encoding RNA polymerase sigma factor: MSSVPSPHSDLVGALYRDHRGWLLAWLRRNVACSQRAEDLSQDTFVRLLGREELKAPREPRAFLVAIAKGLLFDYFRRAALEQAYLTELMLIPEAEQPSVEEQQIILEDLKAIDRLLGKLSSKARAAFLYNRLDGLGHAEIAERLGVSVPRVRQYLAQGIRQCYIALYGEPT; encoded by the coding sequence GTGTCGTCAGTCCCTAGCCCCCACAGTGATCTGGTTGGTGCGTTATACCGTGACCATCGTGGTTGGCTATTGGCCTGGCTGCGACGCAACGTGGCGTGTTCGCAACGGGCCGAGGACCTGAGCCAGGACACCTTTGTGCGCTTGCTGGGTCGCGAAGAGCTGAAGGCGCCCCGCGAACCGCGGGCGTTTCTGGTGGCCATCGCCAAGGGCCTGTTGTTCGATTATTTCCGTCGAGCGGCATTGGAGCAGGCCTACCTCACCGAACTGATGCTGATTCCCGAGGCCGAGCAGCCCTCGGTGGAAGAACAGCAAATCATCCTCGAAGACCTCAAGGCCATCGATCGCCTGCTTGGCAAACTGTCGAGCAAGGCCCGCGCAGCCTTCCTCTATAACCGCCTCGACGGCCTCGGCCACGCCGAAATCGCCGAGCGCCTGGGGGTTTCGGTGCCGCGCGTACGGCAGTATCTCGCCCAA
- a CDS encoding putative nucleotidyltransferase substrate binding domain-containing protein, with product MKKADAFTQAGKTAVLQNIQGTLQFLQRFPPFNQMENAHLAYLVEQCLLRFYAPGETIIKPADGPVEHFYIVKQGRVVGERPHTAKGGTETTFEITTGECFPLAALLGERATRTEHRAGEDTFCLQLNKLAFIKLFALSGPFRDFALRGVSSLLDQVNQQVQQKSAQTLGTQYSLNTRLGELAMRHPVSCSPDTPLREAVKLMHDQQVGSIVVVNEQKAPVGIFTLRDLRQVVADGAGDFSQAIVGHMTQAPFFLSPDHSAFDAAIAMTERHIAHVCLVKDQRLCGVVSERDLFSLQRVDLVHLARTIRNAPKVENLVALRGEIGQLVERMLAHGASSTQITHIITLLNDHTVCRVIELTLLDKGDPGVPFSWLCFGSEGRREQTLHTDQDNGILFEARDAAHAAQIRGLLLPIAQQINQSLALCGFTLCKGNIMAGNPELCLSRAEWARRFSAFIREATPENLLGSSIYFDLRVVWGDEQGCEQLRRQILDQVADNRLFQRMMAENALRHRPPVGRFRDFVLSRKNGEKATLDLKVQGLTPFVDGARLLALANGIEANNTLERLRQLVDKQVIEPLDGAAYEEAYHFIQQTRMQQHQLQTRENLPYSNRVDPDSLNHLDRRILRESLRQAQRLQSSLTLRYQL from the coding sequence ACGCTCACCTGGCCTATCTGGTGGAGCAATGCCTGCTGCGTTTTTATGCCCCGGGCGAAACCATCATCAAACCAGCCGACGGCCCGGTGGAGCACTTTTACATCGTCAAGCAAGGCCGGGTGGTAGGTGAACGTCCGCATACGGCCAAGGGTGGAACCGAGACGACCTTCGAAATCACCACCGGCGAATGTTTCCCCCTCGCCGCGCTGCTGGGCGAACGGGCCACGCGCACCGAACACCGGGCCGGCGAAGACACGTTCTGCCTGCAGTTGAACAAACTGGCCTTCATCAAGCTGTTCGCCCTGTCCGGCCCGTTTCGCGACTTCGCCCTGCGCGGGGTCAGCAGCCTGCTCGACCAGGTCAATCAACAGGTCCAGCAAAAGTCTGCGCAAACCCTGGGCACCCAGTACTCCCTCAACACGCGGCTGGGCGAACTGGCGATGCGCCATCCAGTCAGTTGCAGCCCGGACACGCCGCTGCGCGAAGCCGTGAAGCTGATGCACGACCAGCAGGTCGGCAGCATCGTGGTGGTTAATGAACAGAAAGCTCCGGTGGGAATCTTCACCTTGCGCGACCTGCGGCAGGTGGTGGCCGATGGGGCCGGGGATTTTTCCCAAGCCATCGTAGGACACATGACTCAGGCACCGTTTTTCCTCTCGCCGGACCACAGCGCCTTCGACGCGGCCATCGCCATGACCGAACGGCACATCGCCCACGTCTGCCTGGTCAAGGACCAACGCCTGTGTGGCGTGGTGTCGGAGCGCGATCTGTTTTCCTTGCAGCGTGTCGACCTGGTGCACCTGGCCCGGACCATTCGCAACGCGCCCAAGGTGGAAAACCTCGTAGCCCTGCGCGGCGAGATCGGCCAACTGGTGGAACGCATGCTGGCCCACGGCGCGTCATCGACCCAGATCACCCACATCATCACCCTGCTCAACGATCACACCGTATGCCGGGTCATAGAGCTGACCCTGCTCGACAAAGGTGACCCAGGCGTGCCGTTCAGTTGGCTGTGCTTCGGCAGTGAAGGCCGGCGCGAACAAACCCTGCACACCGACCAGGACAACGGCATTTTGTTCGAGGCCCGGGACGCCGCCCATGCCGCGCAGATTCGCGGCCTGCTACTGCCCATCGCCCAGCAGATCAACCAGAGCCTGGCCTTGTGCGGCTTCACCTTGTGCAAGGGCAACATCATGGCCGGCAACCCCGAGCTGTGTCTGTCCCGAGCTGAATGGGCCCGGCGTTTTTCGGCATTCATTCGCGAAGCAACCCCGGAAAACCTGCTGGGCTCGAGCATCTATTTCGACCTGCGGGTGGTCTGGGGCGATGAGCAAGGCTGCGAGCAGTTGCGCCGGCAGATCCTCGATCAAGTGGCCGATAACCGTTTGTTCCAACGCATGATGGCCGAAAACGCCCTGCGCCACCGCCCGCCCGTGGGCCGCTTCAGGGATTTCGTGCTGAGTCGCAAGAACGGCGAAAAAGCCACCCTCGATTTGAAAGTGCAAGGCCTGACGCCCTTCGTCGACGGCGCCCGTCTGCTGGCGCTGGCCAACGGCATCGAAGCCAACAATACCCTGGAGCGCTTGCGGCAATTGGTCGACAAGCAAGTGATCGAACCGCTCGATGGCGCAGCCTACGAAGAGGCCTATCACTTCATTCAACAGACCCGCATGCAGCAACATCAATTGCAAACCCGCGAGAACCTGCCCTACTCCAACCGCGTCGACCCCGACAGCCTCAACCATCTGGACCGACGCATCCTGCGCGAATCCCTGCGCCAGGCCCAACGCCTGCAAAGCAGCCTGACGCTGAGGTATCAGTTGTGA